A stretch of Synechococcus sp. MIT S9220 DNA encodes these proteins:
- a CDS encoding aminotransferase class V-fold PLP-dependent enzyme — protein MLRELCPALANKTYFNYGGQGPLPTPSLDAITSSWKRIQELGPFTTDIWPYISAEVNSTRGRLARLCNVPAHRLALSENVTTGCVLPLWGLPIDDGDHILISDCEHPGVVAACHELARRRQLQVHTLPVKQCRLGRDDQAHTDHEVLAALDEQLTSKTRIVVLSHLLWNTGQKMPIAAVAAQLQQHPARPFLLVDAAQSVGQIPVSEAAAAADIYAFTGHKWACGPEGLGGVAISERVLSDGYPTVIGWRSLQDETRAVAEDPDPFHHDSRRFEVATSCVPLMAGLRCSLDLLEQEGSDDERLGQIRILSEQLWKELKSIPGVSPLLDGPPPAGLVSFQMRPEATGATPAEVVKALGGQQLWIRDLADPVCLRACTHICTSQNDIAQLTDQIRTLSAMSS, from the coding sequence ATGCTGAGAGAACTCTGCCCCGCACTGGCCAACAAGACCTACTTCAACTATGGCGGGCAGGGGCCGCTGCCCACACCCTCACTGGATGCCATCACCAGCAGCTGGAAACGTATCCAGGAACTCGGCCCCTTCACCACAGACATCTGGCCCTACATCAGCGCCGAAGTGAACAGCACACGCGGCCGTCTAGCCCGGTTATGCAATGTGCCAGCGCATCGGCTCGCCCTGAGCGAGAACGTGACCACCGGATGTGTGCTTCCCCTCTGGGGCCTGCCCATCGACGATGGCGACCACATCCTGATCAGCGACTGTGAGCACCCCGGTGTCGTAGCGGCCTGCCACGAACTGGCTCGTCGCCGCCAGCTTCAGGTCCACACGCTGCCCGTGAAGCAATGCAGACTCGGCCGCGATGATCAGGCCCATACCGATCACGAGGTGCTGGCAGCCCTCGACGAGCAGCTCACCAGCAAGACCCGCATCGTGGTGCTGTCGCATCTGCTCTGGAACACCGGTCAGAAGATGCCGATCGCAGCGGTGGCCGCACAACTGCAACAACATCCGGCCCGGCCGTTCCTGCTTGTAGATGCTGCGCAGAGCGTCGGCCAGATTCCCGTTTCAGAGGCGGCAGCAGCAGCCGATATCTATGCCTTTACTGGGCACAAATGGGCATGCGGTCCGGAAGGACTGGGCGGGGTCGCGATCTCAGAGCGTGTGCTCTCGGATGGCTATCCCACCGTGATCGGTTGGCGCAGCCTTCAGGATGAAACGCGTGCTGTGGCAGAAGATCCAGACCCCTTCCATCACGACAGCCGTCGCTTTGAGGTGGCCACGAGCTGCGTGCCACTGATGGCTGGCCTGCGCTGCTCTCTTGACCTGCTGGAGCAGGAGGGCTCAGACGACGAACGACTCGGGCAGATCCGCATCCTGAGCGAACAGCTCTGGAAAGAGCTGAAGTCGATCCCTGGGGTTTCACCGCTGCTCGACGGCCCACCACCGGCTGGTCTGGTGAGTTTTCAGATGCGCCCTGAGGCAACGGGAGCCACACCAGCCGAGGTGGTGAAGGCCCTCGGCGGACAACAACTTTGGATCCGTGACCTGGCAGACCCCGTCTGCCTGCGGGCATGCACCCATATCTGCACCAGCCAGAACGACATCGCACAACTCACCGATCAGATTCGGACGTTGTCAGCAATGAGCAGCTAG
- a CDS encoding DUF4079 domain-containing protein — MAVVLIYPLTGIVMRLAMQTRSRRLKTAKPPPTVGRDHSDLGRWLAAAVVGLVIVALTVVIATHAPLDQFQGGFARAGMLLMVMAGTLLSLGALWIAKAPGLRLAFALITWAGVLGLGAQPEVWRLSDDPLSPAFWQSHYWSVVAVVGLMLFSLGARPEILRDLRLRRLHVTANVLAALLFVAQGVTGTRDLLEIPLSWQKPTIYVCNFDLRTCLPPAQ; from the coding sequence TTGGCGGTGGTGTTGATCTATCCCCTCACCGGGATCGTGATGCGACTGGCGATGCAGACACGATCTCGGCGATTGAAGACCGCAAAACCGCCTCCGACGGTGGGGCGCGACCACAGTGATCTCGGTCGCTGGCTCGCCGCAGCTGTGGTTGGTCTGGTGATCGTTGCACTCACCGTGGTCATCGCAACACATGCGCCGCTCGATCAGTTCCAAGGGGGCTTCGCTCGTGCTGGCATGCTGCTGATGGTGATGGCCGGAACCCTGCTTAGTCTGGGCGCGCTGTGGATTGCGAAGGCACCTGGCCTGCGGCTGGCGTTTGCTCTGATCACCTGGGCTGGTGTTCTTGGCCTGGGAGCTCAGCCGGAGGTGTGGCGACTGTCTGATGACCCGTTGTCGCCAGCGTTCTGGCAATCCCATTACTGGTCTGTTGTCGCCGTGGTGGGCCTGATGTTGTTTTCGCTCGGTGCCCGACCGGAGATTTTGCGCGATCTGCGCCTGCGCCGCCTGCATGTCACCGCTAATGTGCTTGCGGCACTGCTGTTCGTTGCGCAGGGCGTCACCGGCACCCGCGATCTGCTGGAGATTCCATTGAGTTGGCAGAAGCCGACGATCTATGTCTGCAATTTCGATCTCCGAACCTGTCTGCCGCCAGCACAGTGA